The following nucleotide sequence is from Thermus antranikianii DSM 12462.
AAATCCGGGTCATGCCCACCTTCATGCCCAGGATGCCCTTCATTTGCCACCCCCCACGGTCTTGATCTCGATCTCCACCCCGGTGGGCAGGTCCAGGGACATGAGGCTCTCGATGGTCTTGCGGTTGGGGTTCAGGATGTCCACCAGGCGGTGGTGGGTGCGAAGCTCAAAGTGCTCTCGGGAGTCCTTGTGCTTGAAAGGACCCCGGATCACGGTGAAGCGCCGCACCCGGGTGGGCAAAGGCACGGGACCTGAGACCTGGGCCCCAGAACGCCGGGCGGCCTCCACGATCTTCTGGGCCGAGGCGTCCAGGGTCTTATGGTCAAAGCCCCGTAGCTTGATGCGGATCTTGGGCATGCTTCACCACCTCACTCTAGGATCTTGGTGACCACGCCGGCGCCCACGGTCCGCCCACCCTCCCGAATGGCGAACCGCAACCCCTCCTCCAACGCCACCGGCTTGATCAGCTCCACCGTAAACGTCACATTGTCCCCAGGCATCACCATCTCCACCCCAGCCGGCAGCTGCACCACCCCCGTCACATCCGTCGTCCGAAAGTAAAACTGCGGACGGTACCCAGAAAAAAACCCCGTGTGCCTACCCCCCTCCTCCTTCCTCAACACATACACCGACGCCTCAAACTTCGTGTGCGGCGTAATGCTCCCAGGCTTCGCCAGCACCTGCCCCCGCTCCACCTCCTCCCGGCTTACACCCCGCAGCAACAAACCTACGTTGTCCCCAGCTATCCCCTCCTGCAGCGTCTTACGGTGCATCTCCACACCCGTCACCACCGTCCGCCGCGTCTCAGCAGCCAAACCCACAATCTCCACCTCGTCCCCAACCTTCACCTTCCCACGCTCAATCCGCCCCGTCGCCACCGTACCACGCCCAGTAATGCTGAACACGTCCTCCACAGGCATCAAAAAAGGCTTGTCCACATCCCGCACCGGCGTGGGTATGTACTCGTCAATCGCATCCAACAGCTCCCAAATCCTATCCACCCACTCGTTCTCCCCACGCCGCGTCTTCGGATTCCGGTGCATCTGCTCCAACGCCAACAACGCGCTCCCCCGAATCACCGGAACCTCGTCCCCAGGAAATTCGTACTGGTTCAAAAGATCCCGCACCTCCATCTCCACCAAATCCAAAAGCTCCGGATCGTCCACCATGTCCACCTTGTTCATAAACACCACAATGTACGGCACCCCCACCTGGCGCGCCAGCAAAATGTGCTCCCGCGTCTGCGGCATCGGCCCGTCCGCCGCCGACACCACCAAAATCGCCCCGTCCATCTGCGCCGCACCCGTAATCATGTTCTTGATGTAGTCCGCGTGCCCAGGACAATCCACGTGCGAATAGTGCCGCTTCGCCGTCTCGTACTCCACATGCGCCGTGTTGATCGTAATCCCCCGCGCACGCTCCTCCGGCGCCTTGTCTATATCCCCGTAGTCCTTCACCTCCACATTCGGGTTCTCCGCCGCCGTAACAAACGTCAACGCCGCAGTCAACGTCGTCTTCCCGTGGTCCACGTGCCCAATCGTCCCCACGTTCACGTGAGGCTTCGTACGGATAAACTCGCCCTTGGCCAT
It contains:
- the rpsJ gene encoding 30S ribosomal protein S10, yielding MPKIRIKLRGFDHKTLDASAQKIVEAARRSGAQVSGPVPLPTRVRRFTVIRGPFKHKDSREHFELRTHHRLVDILNPNRKTIESLMSLDLPTGVEIEIKTVGGGK
- the tuf gene encoding elongation factor Tu, whose amino-acid sequence is MAKGEFIRTKPHVNVGTIGHVDHGKTTLTAALTFVTAAENPNVEVKDYGDIDKAPEERARGITINTAHVEYETAKRHYSHVDCPGHADYIKNMITGAAQMDGAILVVSAADGPMPQTREHILLARQVGVPYIVVFMNKVDMVDDPELLDLVEMEVRDLLNQYEFPGDEVPVIRGSALLALEQMHRNPKTRRGENEWVDRIWELLDAIDEYIPTPVRDVDKPFLMPVEDVFSITGRGTVATGRIERGKVKVGDEVEIVGLAAETRRTVVTGVEMHRKTLQEGIAGDNVGLLLRGVSREEVERGQVLAKPGSITPHTKFEASVYVLRKEEGGRHTGFFSGYRPQFYFRTTDVTGVVQLPAGVEMVMPGDNVTFTVELIKPVALEEGLRFAIREGGRTVGAGVVTKILE